Proteins encoded within one genomic window of Rossellomorea vietnamensis:
- a CDS encoding ABC transporter ATP-binding protein — translation MSFITLNQIQKSFEGQTVIQEMNLEIKKGELVTFLGPSGCGKSTLLRMIAGLVTPEEGSILIDGRDVTNVSPKDRGVGMVFQSYALFPNMNVYENVAFGLKMKKMEKGEIHEKVMSMIELVGLTGKEKAYPHELSGGQQQRVALARSVVVEPKVLLLDEPLSALDAQIRKNLQKLLRSIQQRLGITMILVTHDQEEAMVVSDRIVLLNNGQMVQNGHPHDIYMNPATEFAARFIGHYNVLDAHDLRTLFGQTLKADGMYAIRPEAFQRTESGPFYAITAVVKDVAVLGNIVRYSMESNSVPFSADLLQQRESGLSPGSEVTLYILKEDVIPLT, via the coding sequence ATGAGCTTTATCACATTGAATCAAATCCAAAAATCCTTTGAAGGCCAGACGGTCATTCAAGAAATGAACCTTGAAATCAAGAAAGGGGAGCTTGTGACGTTCCTGGGTCCAAGTGGCTGCGGGAAAAGTACTCTCCTCAGGATGATCGCAGGTCTTGTCACTCCTGAAGAAGGCTCCATTCTGATCGATGGAAGAGATGTGACCAATGTCTCGCCGAAGGACAGAGGAGTAGGAATGGTGTTTCAATCGTATGCCTTGTTTCCCAATATGAATGTGTACGAAAATGTCGCCTTTGGATTAAAGATGAAGAAAATGGAGAAGGGCGAAATTCATGAAAAAGTGATGAGTATGATCGAACTGGTAGGATTGACAGGGAAAGAAAAAGCATATCCCCATGAGTTATCAGGTGGGCAGCAGCAGAGGGTGGCTCTTGCGAGAAGTGTTGTCGTCGAGCCGAAAGTCCTCTTGTTGGATGAACCCCTGAGTGCCCTTGATGCCCAAATCCGAAAGAATCTTCAAAAGCTATTACGTTCAATTCAGCAGAGACTGGGCATTACGATGATTCTTGTGACCCACGATCAGGAAGAAGCCATGGTTGTGAGTGATCGAATTGTGCTTCTGAATAATGGCCAAATGGTTCAGAACGGCCATCCTCATGACATCTATATGAATCCTGCTACAGAGTTCGCCGCACGATTCATAGGACATTATAACGTACTTGATGCACATGATTTAAGAACCTTGTTCGGCCAGACTCTTAAGGCAGACGGCATGTATGCCATTCGGCCGGAAGCGTTTCAAAGAACTGAATCCGGTCCCTTCTATGCCATAACAGCCGTGGTGAAAGATGTGGCAGTATTAGGTAACATCGTCCGCTATTCAATGGAGTCGAACTCTGTGCCTTTTTCTGCCGACTTGCTTCAGCAACGGGAGTCTGGATTGTCTCCAGGAAGTGAAGTCACTCTATATATTTTAAAAGAGGATGTGATTCCACTGACATGA
- a CDS encoding ABC transporter permease, whose product MKKSRVSFIPLVVVFLYLIVPLLATFLYSISTKWNQTVLPEGITFKWYTELFSDGAFTSAVLRSLMLSGGATVLSALFMVPAIFAIVVYAPRLEKGLQALVLLTYAMPGVIMAVGLLRAYSKAGVPMVLVTIGAYFIGIMPYMYQGTRNSLRNIHAVSLMESAELLGATKITAFRKIIVPNIMTGILVSALLSFSILFGEFVLANLLIGGSYETVQIYLYQQLKKSGHFSSAIVVCYFVFISILSSLVVKFAQRKKESF is encoded by the coding sequence ATGAAAAAAAGTCGTGTATCGTTCATCCCCCTGGTCGTAGTGTTTCTTTATCTTATCGTTCCGCTTTTAGCGACGTTCCTATATTCGATTTCGACTAAGTGGAATCAAACCGTTCTGCCAGAAGGAATCACATTCAAGTGGTACACAGAGTTATTCAGTGACGGAGCATTCACTTCAGCCGTCCTGCGTTCCCTAATGCTCTCAGGAGGAGCCACGGTACTCTCAGCACTATTCATGGTGCCTGCGATATTCGCCATTGTCGTCTATGCCCCACGTTTGGAAAAAGGGCTGCAGGCACTGGTGCTCCTCACTTATGCCATGCCGGGAGTCATTATGGCAGTAGGGCTGTTAAGGGCGTATTCGAAAGCGGGAGTGCCCATGGTCCTGGTGACGATCGGTGCCTATTTCATCGGAATCATGCCCTATATGTATCAAGGAACACGAAATAGTCTCAGAAATATTCATGCCGTCTCCCTGATGGAATCGGCTGAACTTCTGGGGGCTACTAAAATCACGGCCTTCAGAAAAATCATCGTACCCAATATCATGACGGGGATCCTGGTATCGGCCCTCCTTTCATTCTCGATACTGTTCGGGGAATTCGTCCTGGCGAATTTATTGATCGGTGGAAGTTATGAAACGGTACAGATTTACTTGTATCAGCAATTAAAGAAAAGTGGCCACTTCTCCAGTGCCATCGTCGTCTGTTATTTCGTGTTCATCAGCATCCTATCAAGCCTGGTTGTGAAATTTGCCCAGCGTAAAAAGGAGTCGTTCTAA
- a CDS encoding ABC transporter permease, which yields MKKRTSGIILTMVPLLAFILLFLLVPFISMIHASFTKGGQTSFTIENYLEIFTNPYYYKSFENSIIISVSSTVVAIILALFAAYAITFFHKKTQDRILVLANLTSNFAGIPLSFAFIVLLGNSGVFTILAQKLDVALLNHFNLYSWTGLILIYIYFQLPLAVMLMFPAFHGIKEQWRESAYLLGASPLTFWKRIGIPILLPSVAGTASILFANSMGAYASAYALTGSTYNLATIRIGALISGDIFAQPELGSALAVLLGVTLIVAMLINEWLTRKVRRDVG from the coding sequence ATGAAAAAGAGGACATCCGGTATTATTTTGACAATGGTTCCTTTGTTGGCCTTTATTCTATTATTCTTACTCGTTCCTTTCATTTCAATGATTCATGCAAGCTTTACAAAAGGTGGGCAAACATCTTTCACTATTGAAAACTACCTGGAGATTTTTACGAATCCCTATTATTATAAATCGTTTGAAAACAGTATTATCATTTCAGTCTCATCCACAGTGGTAGCGATTATCCTTGCGCTCTTTGCTGCATATGCCATTACGTTTTTTCATAAAAAGACTCAGGACCGGATTTTAGTACTTGCAAATTTAACTTCTAATTTCGCAGGGATTCCATTGTCCTTTGCCTTTATTGTCTTATTGGGAAATAGCGGTGTGTTTACGATTTTAGCGCAGAAATTGGATGTGGCTTTGTTGAATCATTTTAATCTGTATTCCTGGACAGGCCTCATTCTAATCTATATTTACTTCCAATTGCCCCTGGCCGTCATGCTCATGTTCCCTGCATTCCATGGCATCAAGGAGCAGTGGAGGGAATCGGCTTATCTTCTCGGTGCATCACCGCTTACGTTCTGGAAGCGAATCGGGATTCCGATCCTGCTGCCGAGCGTCGCGGGTACAGCGAGCATACTGTTTGCGAATTCAATGGGAGCCTATGCCTCTGCCTATGCCCTGACAGGAAGCACGTATAATCTGGCTACCATCAGGATCGGGGCCTTGATATCTGGGGATATCTTTGCCCAACCTGAACTTGGAAGCGCCCTTGCCGTGTTATTGGGTGTGACGCTGATTGTCGCGATGCTGATTAATGAATGGCTCACGAGAAAAGTAAGGAGGGATGTCGGATGA
- a CDS encoding alkaline phosphatase family protein, whose translation MSTNDKLIFIMIDGLRFDTAVDNMGYLHHLVEKGQASRFKVISEVPSMSRPLYEVLLTGTPPYQNGITSNQIVRGSKEESIFHLTSKNGLKNATASYHWVSELYHSAPFNPMTDRIKLDGNGTIQNGIFYWEDHYPDTHLFADANYMKITKDPDFLYIHSMNVDDDGHKYTADSAGYRNRVIAVDVMLASILPDWIAEGYQIIISADHGMNKDGQHGGTTKEDREVPLFVISSKLEAGIYEEEVPQLQIAPLVCKLLNIQASPAMQALTIPDLM comes from the coding sequence ATGTCAACTAACGATAAGCTGATCTTTATCATGATCGACGGTCTCCGTTTTGACACGGCTGTAGATAATATGGGATATCTCCATCATCTGGTGGAGAAGGGACAGGCTTCACGATTCAAGGTGATTTCCGAGGTGCCGAGCATGTCCCGGCCCCTGTACGAGGTTTTGTTGACAGGGACACCTCCTTACCAAAACGGCATCACGTCCAATCAGATTGTACGTGGTTCAAAGGAAGAGAGTATCTTTCATCTGACAAGTAAAAATGGATTGAAGAATGCAACGGCAAGTTATCATTGGGTAAGTGAGCTCTATCATTCTGCTCCATTCAACCCAATGACGGACCGTATCAAGCTTGACGGGAATGGCACGATTCAAAACGGGATCTTCTATTGGGAGGATCACTATCCCGATACTCATCTATTTGCCGATGCAAACTATATGAAAATAACAAAAGATCCTGATTTTCTCTATATTCACAGCATGAATGTAGATGATGACGGACACAAATATACGGCAGACTCCGCCGGTTACAGGAATCGTGTGATCGCCGTGGACGTCATGCTTGCGTCCATTCTTCCTGACTGGATCGCGGAAGGATATCAAATCATCATTTCTGCCGATCATGGAATGAACAAGGATGGTCAGCATGGAGGGACGACGAAGGAAGATCGGGAAGTCCCGTTATTCGTCATCAGTTCGAAACTCGAAGCGGGAATCTATGAAGAAGAAGTCCCACAGCTTCAGATCGCTCCATTGGTTTGCAAACTATTAAACATTCAAGCGTCACCTGCCATGCAGGCGTTAACGATTCCAGACCTCATGTAG
- a CDS encoding ABC transporter substrate-binding protein, with the protein MKKNALLKVLTVGVTSAFLMAGCSGNDNAEGSKIDTSNLSLDQIEKKAKEEGEVNSVGMPDSWANWGQTWKDIMEKYDIKHTDTDMSSAEELAKFETGNVDVGDVGVAFGPLAEEKELTLPYKPTHWDEIPDWAKDDNGDWVVGYTGTMAFIIDKNNVKNPPSSWSDLLEGDYKVDVGDVMKANQAQFAVLAAAFANGGDEKNIEPGIEFFQKLAKQKRLQTTDPSLTSLEKGETDVAIVWDFNALNYRDQINKDRFEVVIPSDSSVVSGYANVINKKAKDPHAAMLTREYILSDEGQANLARGYARPIREDVELPEDAKAKLLPDSMYKNVRPVEDADAWEKATKALPQKWQEEVLVHVN; encoded by the coding sequence ATGAAGAAGAATGCATTGTTGAAGGTATTAACTGTAGGGGTGACTTCCGCTTTCCTTATGGCGGGCTGTTCTGGAAATGATAACGCAGAAGGAAGCAAGATCGATACTAGTAATCTATCATTGGATCAAATAGAAAAGAAGGCAAAAGAAGAAGGGGAAGTGAACTCAGTCGGAATGCCTGATTCATGGGCAAACTGGGGACAGACTTGGAAGGATATCATGGAGAAATATGATATCAAGCATACAGATACAGACATGTCGAGTGCCGAAGAGCTTGCGAAGTTTGAAACAGGAAATGTCGATGTAGGAGATGTCGGTGTGGCATTCGGCCCTCTTGCTGAAGAGAAAGAATTGACGCTTCCATATAAACCGACGCACTGGGATGAAATCCCCGATTGGGCGAAAGACGACAATGGAGACTGGGTGGTCGGCTATACCGGCACCATGGCTTTCATTATCGATAAAAATAACGTGAAGAATCCTCCATCTTCATGGAGTGACCTCCTAGAGGGTGACTATAAGGTGGATGTAGGTGACGTGATGAAAGCCAATCAGGCTCAATTCGCTGTCCTCGCAGCAGCATTTGCAAACGGTGGAGACGAGAAGAATATTGAACCGGGAATCGAATTCTTCCAAAAGCTCGCAAAACAGAAACGCCTGCAGACGACGGATCCATCCTTGACGTCTCTTGAAAAAGGGGAGACTGATGTCGCGATTGTGTGGGATTTCAACGCACTGAACTATCGTGACCAAATTAATAAAGACCGGTTTGAAGTCGTGATTCCATCTGATTCATCTGTCGTGTCGGGATATGCGAATGTCATCAATAAAAAGGCCAAGGATCCACACGCAGCAATGCTGACACGTGAATATATCCTATCTGATGAAGGACAGGCAAATCTTGCCCGTGGTTACGCACGACCGATTCGTGAAGATGTGGAGCTGCCAGAAGATGCGAAAGCAAAGCTTCTTCCTGATAGCATGTATAAGAATGTACGACCGGTAGAGGATGCAGACGCATGGGAAAAGGCAACGAAAGCCCTACCGCAAAAATGGCAGGAAGAAGTGTTGGTCCATGTCAACTAA
- the htpX gene encoding protease HtpX, translated as MGKRIFYFLLTNVLVLLTISIIFSVTGAGNYITASGGLDLGALLVFSAIIGFSGSFISLAMSRWMAKRMMGVQVLNPDGALSSEERAVVEKVHRLSRAAGLTHMPEVGIYHSPEVNAFATGPSKKRSLVAVSTGLLREMDDDAVEGVIAHEVAHVANGDMVTMTLLQGVVNTFVVFLARIAAWIASRFAREEMAPIVHFIAVIVFQIVFSILGSLVVFAYSRHREYHADRGGADLAGKDKMVHALQMLKAYSSRMKGEDDTAISTLKINGRRKSAMFSTHPDLDERISRLQAK; from the coding sequence ATGGGGAAACGAATATTTTATTTCCTGTTAACGAACGTTTTAGTACTGCTGACGATTAGCATCATTTTTTCCGTCACAGGAGCGGGGAACTACATCACGGCTTCAGGCGGATTAGATTTAGGGGCACTGCTCGTATTCAGTGCGATCATCGGTTTTTCCGGATCGTTCATCTCTTTAGCGATGTCACGCTGGATGGCGAAGAGGATGATGGGTGTCCAGGTATTGAATCCGGATGGCGCATTATCATCTGAGGAACGTGCCGTTGTCGAGAAAGTCCACCGTCTATCAAGGGCGGCAGGGCTTACACACATGCCGGAAGTGGGAATCTATCACTCTCCCGAAGTGAATGCATTTGCTACAGGTCCTTCTAAGAAACGCTCGCTTGTTGCCGTTTCGACTGGATTGCTTCGTGAAATGGATGATGATGCGGTTGAAGGCGTCATTGCCCATGAAGTGGCCCACGTTGCGAACGGGGATATGGTGACGATGACCCTGCTACAAGGTGTGGTCAATACATTCGTTGTCTTCCTCGCACGGATCGCCGCATGGATTGCGTCCCGATTCGCAAGGGAAGAAATGGCACCGATCGTGCATTTCATTGCCGTGATTGTATTCCAAATCGTCTTCTCGATCTTGGGAAGTCTCGTTGTCTTCGCTTATTCCCGTCATCGTGAGTATCACGCAGATAGAGGCGGAGCGGATCTTGCCGGTAAGGATAAGATGGTCCATGCCCTGCAGATGCTGAAAGCTTACTCAAGCCGGATGAAGGGGGAAGACGACACGGCGATTTCTACGTTGAAAATCAATGGACGACGTAAATCGGCGATGTTCTCGACTCACCCGGATTTGGATGAGCGGATCAGCCGTTTGCAGGCGAAATAA
- a CDS encoding DUF1836 domain-containing protein, whose product METFKLTRKNMAELLLSLNGTAGRNPHGVIGEIWPDSIQEGERPPIIRKILKPAKGDIGFSLKEIVSLGNLIEFTNFPQSTVQNWVKRDVRGLIGSPQLGKKYTTEQAAMLFIVEDLKATLDFESIRKILTLVFNNIEDRTDDIVNPTDLYLAYASIFDQIHHQSLPSIKTADGSVNEHIDGFIKDECRAMLATFHGIAEENLTKVLNVMMVSVLTVQAGFYQDVTKRYVMGALS is encoded by the coding sequence ATGGAAACGTTTAAACTGACACGCAAAAATATGGCCGAACTGCTGCTCTCTCTGAACGGCACTGCGGGCAGGAATCCACATGGGGTGATCGGGGAAATTTGGCCGGACTCCATTCAAGAAGGCGAGCGTCCACCCATCATCCGAAAAATCCTTAAACCAGCCAAAGGCGACATCGGCTTTTCCCTCAAAGAGATCGTCTCCCTGGGAAACCTGATCGAATTCACCAATTTCCCCCAAAGCACCGTCCAGAACTGGGTGAAACGGGATGTAAGAGGGTTGATCGGGTCCCCACAACTCGGTAAAAAATACACCACCGAACAGGCTGCCATGTTATTCATCGTCGAAGACCTGAAAGCAACACTTGATTTTGAATCCATTCGTAAGATCCTGACTCTTGTGTTCAATAATATTGAAGACCGAACCGATGACATCGTCAATCCCACGGATCTTTATCTTGCCTATGCGTCCATTTTCGATCAGATCCACCACCAGTCCCTCCCTTCCATCAAAACGGCGGATGGTTCAGTGAACGAGCATATCGATGGATTCATCAAAGATGAGTGCCGCGCTATGCTGGCAACGTTTCACGGGATTGCAGAGGAAAACCTCACCAAAGTCCTCAATGTCATGATGGTATCCGTATTGACAGTCCAGGCCGGATTTTATCAGGATGTAACGAAGAGATATGTCATGGGTGCCTTATCCTAA
- a CDS encoding YhgE/Pip domain-containing protein gives MKGFTLLLQDLKAMVSHKHRRIALGFLLLVPLIYSGLFLSGYWNPYGKLEQLPVAIVNEDEGSVMEDEPIEAGKDFVKELKKSEDLNFKFVSATKANEGLKEGTYYMVVTIPKDFSEKVSTLMDEQPEPAELLYKDNPGKNFVASQISSSATEKMKSKLSDTISKSYADGVFSKFEELGKGLTKSSDGANRLHEGIADEKAGMNKFAAGIDSLGEGSLNLQAGSEKLSAGAGSFESGLHHLNSSSAQLAGGMKNLSQAGEKMNNGTEQLASQTKQLAGAENKLTQQQTEARQEAEELKNELQAYQESHPEVKNDPEFATIQSQAEKLSASTSELENEQVKLHQQSEQLAGGQSKLHAGFTQLADKLNHASNGASELASGTSTLSSGFADWNKGFTTLTAGIDRLTNGTDKLSSGVGALNEGLTNLEAGSGELSSKLSDAAEKTSAVHSTDELSSMFSDPVHLVKSNVSKVPNYGTGIAPYFLSLALYVGGIMAANILPLARRNDLRVNGTTHFINKLGLVFFIGAIQALIVDGVLLFGFHLEVVNIPLFILSSVIVSFTFMTFIFMLITVFGFVGKFLAVTFLVLQLATCGGTFPRDLNTPILRIIGENLPMAHSLSSFQEVITLGDFTQLTHQLWILFAYLAVAGGIAWFTTHMQHSKTAEAAE, from the coding sequence ATGAAAGGATTCACATTATTATTACAAGATTTAAAAGCCATGGTCAGTCATAAGCACAGAAGAATCGCCCTCGGCTTTCTTCTTTTAGTTCCACTGATTTATTCGGGTTTATTCCTGTCAGGCTACTGGAATCCATACGGTAAACTTGAACAATTACCCGTTGCCATCGTCAATGAAGACGAAGGAAGCGTAATGGAGGATGAACCGATAGAGGCGGGGAAGGATTTTGTAAAGGAACTGAAAAAGTCAGAAGATCTAAACTTCAAGTTCGTTTCCGCTACTAAAGCCAATGAAGGTCTCAAAGAAGGGACGTACTACATGGTCGTGACCATCCCCAAAGACTTCTCGGAAAAGGTGAGTACCCTGATGGATGAACAACCCGAGCCTGCCGAACTACTTTACAAGGACAACCCTGGTAAAAACTTCGTCGCCTCGCAAATCAGTTCGAGTGCTACGGAAAAAATGAAGAGCAAGCTGTCTGATACGATTTCCAAATCCTATGCAGACGGCGTGTTTTCAAAGTTTGAGGAATTAGGGAAAGGATTAACGAAATCGAGTGATGGAGCGAACCGATTGCATGAAGGGATCGCAGATGAGAAAGCAGGAATGAACAAGTTTGCAGCCGGAATCGACTCACTTGGAGAAGGTTCACTCAATCTTCAAGCAGGTAGTGAAAAACTATCAGCCGGCGCGGGTTCCTTTGAAAGTGGACTTCATCATCTCAATTCAAGTTCAGCTCAGCTTGCCGGCGGGATGAAGAACCTGTCACAAGCCGGAGAGAAAATGAATAATGGCACCGAACAACTGGCGAGTCAAACGAAGCAGCTTGCAGGTGCAGAGAATAAGCTTACACAACAGCAAACGGAAGCGAGGCAAGAGGCAGAAGAGCTGAAAAACGAGCTTCAAGCCTATCAGGAATCCCATCCAGAGGTGAAAAATGACCCTGAATTCGCAACGATTCAATCACAGGCGGAAAAATTGTCAGCCTCCACCTCGGAGCTTGAAAATGAACAAGTGAAACTCCATCAACAATCAGAACAGCTTGCCGGAGGACAAAGTAAGCTGCATGCAGGGTTTACCCAATTGGCAGACAAACTGAACCATGCATCCAACGGAGCTTCTGAATTAGCGTCCGGAACATCCACGCTCTCTTCTGGCTTCGCTGATTGGAACAAAGGCTTCACAACCCTGACTGCGGGAATCGACCGCTTAACCAACGGAACGGACAAGCTTTCTTCAGGAGTCGGCGCTTTGAATGAAGGATTGACAAACCTGGAAGCAGGCTCAGGAGAATTATCATCGAAACTCAGCGATGCTGCAGAAAAAACGTCAGCAGTACATTCAACGGATGAGTTATCGTCCATGTTCTCAGACCCCGTCCATCTTGTGAAATCCAATGTGTCCAAGGTTCCGAACTATGGAACAGGGATTGCTCCCTATTTCTTGTCATTGGCGCTATACGTAGGAGGAATCATGGCAGCGAATATCCTGCCACTCGCTAGACGCAATGATCTTCGCGTAAATGGAACGACCCATTTCATCAATAAACTAGGATTGGTGTTTTTCATCGGGGCCATTCAGGCACTCATTGTCGACGGGGTCCTATTGTTTGGATTCCATTTAGAGGTCGTGAATATACCGCTGTTTATCCTATCAAGTGTCATCGTTTCCTTTACGTTCATGACGTTTATCTTCATGCTGATCACCGTGTTCGGTTTTGTTGGGAAGTTTCTGGCCGTCACCTTCCTTGTCCTGCAATTGGCGACATGCGGAGGGACCTTCCCAAGAGACTTAAATACACCGATATTGCGCATCATTGGGGAGAACTTACCGATGGCGCACTCATTAAGTAGCTTCCAGGAAGTCATTACCCTCGGGGACTTCACTCAGCTGACGCACCAGCTGTGGATCCTGTTTGCTTATTTGGCTGTCGCCGGTGGGATCGCCTGGTTTACCACCCATATGCAGCATTCGAAAACCGCTGAAGCCGCGGAATGA
- a CDS encoding LysR family transcriptional regulator, with amino-acid sequence MELQQLHYFQTVARLEHMTRAAEELRIAQPSLSKTIARLEEDLGVPLFERQHRQIKLNRFGELFLNRVESIFMEIYEGKREIREAMNLEEHTIRMAVTIPRVLPDLVGSFLKENPHVRFQQFVHSMSEMKEQLKNGEVDYCISSIPLEDDEDIVWEPLMTEEIFLIVPPGHWLEDRDEIDLIEVKDELFISMNTGYGLRNLTDEICLQAGFSPVISFEGDEPGVIGDLVRQGLGIAFIPAISWMNRQTPFPHKIRIKSPTCVRTIGLGWSKRRHFTRTAKEFHPFMIDYFNHIGKKLNQL; translated from the coding sequence ATGGAACTACAACAGCTCCACTACTTTCAGACCGTTGCCCGTCTGGAACATATGACCAGGGCTGCAGAGGAACTAAGAATTGCCCAGCCCTCCCTCAGCAAAACGATTGCCCGTTTGGAAGAGGACCTGGGGGTTCCCTTATTCGAAAGACAGCACCGACAGATCAAACTGAACCGGTTTGGAGAACTGTTTCTTAACCGGGTAGAGAGCATATTCATGGAAATCTATGAAGGAAAAAGAGAAATCAGGGAAGCGATGAACCTTGAGGAACATACCATCCGAATGGCCGTCACGATCCCAAGGGTGCTACCGGATCTGGTCGGGTCGTTCTTGAAGGAAAATCCCCACGTCCGATTTCAGCAATTCGTCCACTCGATGTCTGAAATGAAAGAGCAGTTAAAAAATGGCGAAGTGGATTACTGCATTTCTTCCATCCCCTTGGAAGATGATGAAGATATCGTGTGGGAGCCGTTGATGACAGAGGAAATCTTCCTTATCGTCCCTCCTGGTCACTGGTTGGAAGACAGAGATGAAATCGATTTGATCGAGGTGAAGGATGAACTGTTCATCAGCATGAATACAGGCTACGGACTCAGGAACCTGACAGATGAGATCTGTTTGCAGGCGGGATTCTCACCCGTGATTTCCTTCGAAGGAGATGAACCAGGCGTCATAGGTGACCTCGTCAGGCAAGGTCTCGGCATCGCCTTCATCCCTGCCATCTCATGGATGAACCGCCAGACACCATTTCCCCACAAAATCCGGATCAAAAGCCCGACCTGCGTGCGCACCATCGGCCTCGGCTGGTCCAAACGAAGACACTTCACCCGAACCGCCAAAGAATTCCATCCCTTCATGATCGACTACTTTAATCATATAGGAAAGAAGCTGAACCAATTATAA
- a CDS encoding GyrI-like domain-containing protein codes for MKWAAVEVKSFGKEPLEMDTYTMKGGLYAKFLHQGPAIIFHETLEYIHKEWMPASEYQLDDREHFERLDEHYNPANPNAVEEVWIPIKRGTDL; via the coding sequence ATGAAGTGGGCAGCAGTAGAGGTCAAGTCATTTGGGAAAGAACCTTTAGAGATGGATACATACACGATGAAAGGTGGATTATACGCCAAATTCCTTCACCAAGGTCCCGCCATCATCTTCCATGAAACCCTGGAATACATCCACAAAGAGTGGATGCCGGCTTCAGAATATCAACTGGACGACCGAGAACACTTCGAACGCTTAGACGAACACTACAACCCAGCAAATCCCAATGCAGTCGAAGAGGTCTGGATCCCCATTAAGAGAGGGACGGACCTCTGA